The following coding sequences are from one Aquificaceae bacterium window:
- a CDS encoding oxidoreductase — protein MHPILEKVRLSEDACLLKVHAVHVSKAEPGQFVMVQHTKLSELVPLAILETFQEGFSCLVKAVGRSTLEILEEAESFQYVAGPLGKPFPVEKYGKVSFYAYSWGIAPILNVARSLKSAGNRLFLQVVSEEFYLRDRCEALFDEVRHSEDILNFEADLIVSAGSNRLSYQLTQLFPQTPIISMVNTHMLDAVGLCLVCRVLVDGKYALACSDGPWFDAHKVDWENLMAREESYKEQERIAFEEYLRTLRRRRTLAT, from the coding sequence ATGCATCCCATATTGGAAAAGGTAAGGCTTTCAGAAGACGCATGTCTTTTAAAGGTTCATGCGGTCCATGTGTCTAAGGCGGAGCCGGGGCAGTTTGTAATGGTTCAGCATACAAAGCTATCGGAGTTAGTCCCTCTTGCCATACTTGAGACCTTTCAGGAAGGCTTTTCTTGTCTTGTAAAGGCGGTGGGTAGGTCCACCCTTGAGATATTGGAGGAGGCGGAGAGTTTTCAGTATGTGGCAGGACCTCTTGGTAAACCTTTCCCAGTAGAAAAATACGGAAAGGTGTCCTTTTACGCCTACTCTTGGGGTATTGCACCTATTTTAAACGTGGCGAGGTCTCTAAAATCTGCAGGCAACAGACTTTTCCTTCAGGTAGTATCTGAAGAGTTTTATCTAAGGGATAGGTGTGAAGCACTTTTTGACGAGGTAAGGCACTCCGAGGATATACTAAACTTTGAGGCAGACCTTATAGTATCCGCAGGGAGCAATAGGCTTTCATACCAACTTACCCAGCTCTTCCCTCAAACACCCATCATAAGCATGGTTAACACCCATATGCTTGATGCGGTAGGTCTTTGTCTTGTATGTAGAGTTTTGGTGGATGGTAAATACGCCCTTGCCTGTAGTGATGGTCCTTGGTTTGATGCCCACAAGGTTGACTGGGAAAATCTTATGGCAAGGGAAGAGAGCTACAAGGAGCAGGAAAGGATAGCCTTTGAAGAATACCTACGGACCTTAAGGAGAAGAAGAACACTTGCTACATAG
- a CDS encoding tRNA threonylcarbamoyladenosine biosynthesis protein TsaB, with translation MRLLSLDTSFSFTNLTLIEDGKVVLHHLVDDNKKTLQHLPSLLKELKIEPESVDAFAVSLGVGYLTSLRIGITFMKTLAYLERKPIVGYENLMMLCLFVKAPEEKVVALKVSSNVFCRRCDGSKVSEIFTLDKKPEVPLVGLAVQSIGDIQLEYFPFSLYGGLWAYRRLSEGYMGDEPMLLEPIYLKEPV, from the coding sequence ATGAGGCTACTGTCCTTGGACACCTCCTTTTCCTTTACAAACCTCACTCTTATAGAGGATGGTAAGGTGGTCTTGCACCATCTTGTGGATGACAATAAAAAGACCCTTCAGCATCTACCAAGCCTTTTGAAAGAGCTTAAGATAGAGCCAGAGAGTGTGGATGCCTTTGCAGTTTCCTTAGGGGTGGGCTATCTCACTTCCCTTAGGATAGGTATAACCTTTATGAAAACTTTGGCTTATCTGGAAAGAAAGCCTATTGTTGGTTATGAAAATCTTATGATGTTATGTCTTTTTGTGAAAGCTCCAGAGGAAAAAGTGGTTGCTTTGAAAGTTAGCAGTAATGTTTTTTGTAGAAGGTGTGATGGTTCAAAGGTAAGTGAGATATTTACCTTAGATAAAAAGCCAGAAGTTCCTCTTGTGGGTCTTGCGGTCCAGTCTATTGGAGATATACAACTTGAGTATTTTCCCTTTTCTCTATATGGTGGTCTCTGGGCTTATAGGAGGCTTTCTGAAGGTTATATGGGCGATGAGCCTATGCTTTTAGAGCCTATTTATCTCAAAGAGCCTGTTTAG
- a CDS encoding MFS transporter codes for MAKRLRLFSFALYDTGETILGALVFSTLYPLYITEHIDVKTYSLFYGFAFFLSFVMALQLGRLADKRGWRKRFFTIFSLSIPTLCLMLFASFEKPLLNFLLYLVLAVFHQQALVFYNSLLKSFETKGFASGFGVALGYVGSATALIFLAPSLSLPMAFLWVAFIFFSLSLPSLLSLSEPAGKQKIKLLELIKDKGFILTMASMLFLMELAHTMIAMMGVYLREVYGLSQEDIYKTIGFSALGGVFGGLLFGRLTDKLSAKRLFPIGFLLWSVFLLSLYITPKEFLLPLGFFAGLSLAHLWTTSRVFIIERFSGAHVAVRFSFYSLSERIASSLGLVLWSFFLFITGEDYRLSALLMIVLPILGYILYTLSEKK; via the coding sequence GTGGCTAAAAGGCTTAGGCTCTTTTCCTTTGCTCTATACGATACGGGAGAGACCATATTAGGTGCTTTGGTCTTTTCTACCCTCTATCCCCTTTACATAACAGAGCACATAGATGTTAAAACCTATTCACTTTTCTACGGCTTTGCCTTTTTTCTCTCTTTTGTTATGGCACTGCAACTTGGCAGGCTCGCAGACAAAAGAGGCTGGAGAAAGAGGTTTTTCACTATCTTTAGCCTTTCTATACCTACCCTGTGTCTTATGCTTTTTGCTTCCTTTGAAAAGCCCTTGCTTAACTTTCTCCTTTATCTTGTTTTGGCGGTTTTTCACCAGCAAGCCCTTGTTTTTTATAACTCTCTCCTTAAGTCCTTTGAGACAAAGGGTTTTGCCTCTGGCTTTGGTGTTGCCCTTGGTTATGTAGGCTCTGCAACCGCCCTTATATTTCTTGCTCCAAGTCTTAGCCTGCCTATGGCTTTTCTGTGGGTTGCTTTCATATTTTTCTCTCTTTCTCTTCCTTCCCTCCTAAGCCTTTCAGAGCCTGCAGGCAAGCAAAAGATAAAGCTCCTTGAGCTTATCAAAGACAAGGGCTTTATCCTTACTATGGCTTCCATGCTCTTTCTTATGGAGCTTGCCCATACCATGATAGCCATGATGGGTGTGTATTTAAGAGAGGTCTACGGGCTTTCACAGGAAGACATATACAAAACCATCGGCTTTTCCGCACTTGGTGGAGTTTTTGGAGGTCTCCTTTTTGGAAGGTTAACGGACAAACTCTCAGCCAAAAGGCTTTTTCCTATTGGCTTTCTTCTGTGGAGCGTCTTTTTGCTCTCTCTTTACATAACGCCCAAAGAATTTCTTTTACCCCTTGGTTTTTTTGCAGGTCTTTCTTTGGCACATCTTTGGACCACTTCAAGGGTATTTATAATTGAGAGGTTCTCAGGAGCACACGTGGCAGTAAGATTTTCCTTCTATTCTCTAAGCGAAAGGATAGCCTCAAGCCTTGGTCTTGTGCTGTGGTCCTTTTTCTTGTTCATAACGGGAGAGGACTACAGACTGTCCGCCTTGCTTATGATAGTGTTGCCTATTCTTGGATATATACTCTACACTCTATCAGAGAAAAAGTAG
- a CDS encoding 2Fe-2S iron-sulfur cluster-binding protein: MAKVKINGKVLDIPVGEKFGDYHHEIEKAGVEFGCTDGQCGVCVCTVLKGLECLAEPSEQEEETLWRIGEYEETRRLTCQLVIEKEGCEIELETD, from the coding sequence ATGGCTAAGGTAAAGATAAACGGAAAGGTGCTTGATATACCAGTGGGTGAAAAGTTTGGAGACTATCACCATGAGATAGAAAAGGCAGGCGTGGAGTTTGGATGCACCGATGGTCAATGTGGTGTGTGTGTTTGCACCGTTTTGAAAGGGCTTGAGTGTCTTGCGGAACCTTCAGAGCAGGAAGAGGAAACCCTCTGGAGGATAGGAGAATACGAAGAGACTCGCAGGCTCACCTGCCAGCTGGTAATAGAAAAAGAGGGCTGTGAAATAGAGTTAGAAACCGACTAA
- the kdsB gene encoding 3-deoxy-manno-octulosonate cytidylyltransferase, which produces MRRLIVIPARLSSTRLKEKPLAPILGKPLIRWVVEGCLKTKERVILATDSERIYEVVKDLPVEVRFTPSDLPSGSDRVAYVVREEEVDYVINYQGDEPFVYEEDIQRLFHALEDHPVATLAIKDPHAYKDPNSVKVVLRQDHTALYFSRSPIPYMKTSSDPYPLKHVGIYAYRKQTLLEFTTMQKSTLEALENLEQLRLLEAGYSIKVILTKNYYHGVDTEEDIRLVERELSARLFTNS; this is translated from the coding sequence ATGAGAAGACTTATTGTCATACCCGCAAGACTTAGTTCCACAAGGCTAAAAGAAAAGCCTCTCGCTCCCATACTTGGCAAGCCATTGATAAGATGGGTAGTGGAGGGTTGTCTAAAGACTAAGGAGAGAGTAATTTTGGCTACAGACAGCGAGAGAATTTACGAAGTGGTAAAAGACCTTCCTGTGGAGGTAAGGTTCACACCTTCTGACCTGCCTTCTGGAAGTGACAGAGTTGCATATGTGGTAAGAGAAGAGGAGGTAGACTACGTAATTAACTATCAAGGTGATGAGCCCTTTGTATACGAGGAAGACATCCAGAGACTTTTCCATGCCCTTGAGGACCACCCTGTGGCTACCCTCGCCATAAAAGACCCACACGCCTACAAAGACCCCAACTCGGTAAAGGTAGTCCTGCGTCAAGACCACACCGCCCTATACTTCTCAAGGTCTCCCATACCATACATGAAAACTTCTTCAGACCCTTATCCGCTAAAACATGTAGGCATTTACGCTTACAGAAAGCAAACCCTTTTGGAGTTTACCACCATGCAAAAAAGCACGCTGGAAGCCTTAGAAAACCTTGAACAGCTCCGCCTTTTAGAGGCAGGCTACAGCATAAAGGTAATCCTTACAAAAAACTACTATCACGGAGTAGACACGGAAGAGGATATAAGGCTCGTAGAAAGAGAACTCTCCGCAAGGCTTTTTACAAACTCATAA
- the lpxC gene encoding UDP-3-O-acyl-N-acetylglucosamine deacetylase, producing MKQKTILKEVEFEGIGIHSGEVSRIVLRPEGENTGIRFLVKGTYIPANYRYVQGTDHATVLGKDGVKVSTVEHLLAVLYMLGVDNLTIEFIKGQEVPILDGSGYYFYKALKNLTLELEEEARFFEIKEPFEVRNCKGYIQAKPYEGFCASYKGYVKGILEEGIAQYCGNAKEVVFARTFCYDRDVELLLQNGLAKGGSLKNAVVIGDGFVYNPEGMRSKDEPIRHKLLDLIGDLSLLGFRLKGKVFSYLGGHKLNYEFVKSLAESSLSTSLISSSVSTP from the coding sequence ATGAAACAGAAAACTATCCTAAAAGAGGTGGAGTTTGAGGGTATTGGTATACATAGCGGTGAGGTCTCAAGGATAGTTCTTCGTCCAGAGGGCGAAAACACGGGCATAAGGTTTCTTGTAAAAGGGACATACATACCTGCCAATTACAGATATGTGCAAGGCACAGACCATGCCACCGTGCTTGGAAAGGATGGTGTAAAGGTTAGCACGGTAGAGCACCTTCTTGCGGTTCTTTATATGTTAGGCGTGGATAACCTTACAATTGAGTTCATAAAAGGACAGGAAGTCCCTATACTTGACGGGAGCGGTTATTACTTTTATAAAGCCTTGAAAAACTTAACCCTTGAGCTTGAGGAAGAGGCAAGGTTTTTTGAGATAAAAGAGCCTTTTGAGGTGAGAAACTGTAAGGGATATATACAGGCAAAACCCTATGAAGGTTTTTGTGCGTCATACAAAGGCTATGTAAAGGGTATACTTGAGGAAGGTATCGCTCAATACTGTGGAAATGCAAAAGAGGTGGTTTTTGCAAGGACCTTTTGCTACGACAGGGATGTGGAGCTTCTGCTCCAGAATGGGCTTGCAAAGGGTGGGAGTTTAAAGAACGCAGTGGTTATAGGTGATGGTTTTGTCTACAACCCAGAGGGCATGAGGTCAAAGGACGAGCCTATAAGGCATAAACTCTTGGACCTTATCGGAGACCTTAGCTTACTGGGCTTTAGGCTAAAGGGTAAAGTTTTCTCCTATCTTGGCGGACATAAGCTGAATTATGAGTTTGTAAAAAGCCTTGCGGAGAGTTCTCTTTCTACGAGCCTTATATCCTCTTCCGTGTCTACTCCGTGA
- a CDS encoding flavin reductase family protein, whose translation MMLFDMEKPQGFDPYEVLTRLVIPRPIAWVSTLSPEGTPNLAPFSFYNAVCDEPPVVLISISKREDHQRKDTARNILATKEFVINFVSEDLLREVELSSIAFPPEVSEFEVCRLREEKAYKVKAPRVAKARAWLECKLLKHEELFDYDLIFGQVVFAGAESLEVDSLKPVGRLSGKFCKIVEINQSPNQP comes from the coding sequence ATGATGCTCTTTGATATGGAAAAGCCTCAAGGTTTTGACCCCTATGAGGTGCTTACGAGATTGGTTATCCCAAGACCTATAGCCTGGGTTTCCACCCTTAGCCCCGAAGGCACTCCAAACCTTGCACCTTTTAGCTTTTACAATGCGGTGTGTGATGAGCCACCTGTGGTGCTAATATCCATAAGCAAAAGGGAAGACCACCAAAGAAAAGACACTGCAAGAAACATCCTTGCCACCAAGGAGTTTGTCATAAACTTCGTCTCTGAGGATTTGCTAAGGGAAGTGGAGCTAAGCTCAATAGCCTTCCCTCCAGAGGTGAGCGAGTTTGAGGTCTGCAGGCTCCGAGAGGAAAAAGCCTACAAGGTAAAAGCTCCAAGGGTAGCAAAGGCACGAGCATGGCTTGAGTGCAAGCTACTAAAACATGAAGAGCTCTTTGACTATGACCTTATCTTTGGACAGGTGGTTTTTGCAGGTGCGGAAAGCCTTGAAGTGGACTCTCTAAAGCCTGTTGGCAGGCTCTCTGGAAAGTTTTGCAAAATAGTTGAGATAAATCAAAGCCCAAACCAACCCTAA
- a CDS encoding DUF2892 domain-containing protein, which yields MTMDRALRATSGGVLLLVFLIAILPSDIHWFWKAFIVFMAINQIQSAFTGWCPVVSLYRKLGVKECTC from the coding sequence ATGACTATGGATAGAGCTTTGAGGGCTACTTCTGGTGGAGTGCTTTTGCTTGTGTTTCTAATTGCCATACTTCCGTCAGATATCCACTGGTTTTGGAAAGCCTTTATAGTGTTTATGGCTATAAACCAGATTCAGTCCGCCTTTACAGGCTGGTGTCCAGTGGTATCTCTCTACAGAAAGCTGGGTGTAAAGGAGTGCACCTGTTAG
- the dnaG gene encoding DNA primase, with amino-acid sequence MSSYKDLLGKIDIVDVISSYIELKRVGNNYAARCPFHPDDTPSFYVSPSKGIFKCFGCGVGGDAVKFVSLYENIDYWEALEKLAKRYGIKINLKRREKHSQILLALQRVAEFYHEELRNSKVAIQYLQSRGINSKTISKFQLGFAGNTENMIRLLKEEGLLEVYEKSSNLIKIDESVYKDLFRNRLIIPIRDIKGNVVAFGGRSLDGSHPKYVNSPESEVFKKRLTLFGLFEAKEYIRESQQVIIVEGYFDLMSLWQEGIRNCTAPLGTALTEDHAHMLSKMAKTAILLYDGDQAGKRAVRSSVPHLLKAKMEVRVVYLPEGEDPDSFVKKEPKLLREMLSSSLPVEEFLLEEIKKGSKQAFDDLLYFCGFIPDSVKRFELLKEISRITGLPITSLQDRIPKTEVKGEREKVELSYHEAVFLAGLYRFGFEGIDLENLRLSPQAMELVEAIQKGEYHLLPGYIKNFKAYDLERAFKESLRVLSTVEESLTLSFEELRKISKEKPRKLRVRR; translated from the coding sequence ATGTCCTCCTACAAAGACCTTCTTGGAAAGATTGATATTGTGGATGTTATATCCTCTTACATAGAGCTAAAAAGGGTTGGCAATAATTATGCTGCAAGATGCCCCTTTCATCCTGATGACACACCTTCTTTTTACGTATCTCCTTCAAAGGGTATCTTTAAGTGTTTTGGCTGTGGTGTGGGAGGCGATGCGGTTAAGTTTGTGAGCCTGTATGAAAACATAGACTACTGGGAAGCCCTTGAGAAATTAGCAAAGAGGTATGGTATAAAGATAAACCTTAAAAGAAGGGAAAAGCACAGCCAAATTCTTCTGGCTCTCCAAAGGGTTGCGGAGTTTTATCATGAGGAATTGAGAAACAGCAAAGTAGCTATCCAATACTTACAAAGTAGGGGTATAAACTCAAAGACCATAAGCAAATTCCAGCTTGGCTTTGCAGGGAACACAGAAAATATGATAAGGCTACTTAAAGAGGAGGGTCTTCTTGAAGTTTATGAAAAAAGCTCAAACCTTATAAAAATTGACGAAAGCGTATATAAGGACCTTTTCAGAAACAGACTAATAATCCCTATAAGGGATATAAAGGGTAATGTAGTAGCTTTTGGAGGCAGAAGTCTTGATGGAAGTCATCCTAAGTATGTGAACTCTCCAGAGTCCGAGGTTTTCAAAAAAAGGTTAACCCTCTTTGGTCTTTTTGAAGCGAAGGAATACATAAGGGAATCCCAGCAGGTAATTATTGTAGAAGGCTACTTTGACCTTATGAGCCTTTGGCAAGAGGGTATAAGGAATTGCACCGCACCTCTTGGCACAGCACTTACAGAAGACCACGCCCATATGCTTTCCAAGATGGCAAAAACCGCCATACTTCTTTACGATGGAGACCAGGCAGGCAAAAGGGCAGTAAGGTCTTCTGTCCCGCACCTTTTGAAAGCAAAGATGGAGGTGAGAGTGGTATACCTTCCAGAAGGAGAAGACCCAGACTCCTTTGTAAAGAAAGAGCCAAAGCTACTAAGAGAAATGCTAAGCTCATCCTTACCTGTGGAAGAGTTCCTGCTGGAGGAGATAAAGAAGGGAAGCAAGCAAGCCTTTGATGACCTTCTCTACTTCTGCGGTTTTATACCAGACAGTGTTAAAAGATTTGAGCTCCTCAAAGAGATTTCAAGGATAACTGGTCTTCCCATTACAAGCCTTCAGGATAGAATTCCCAAGACGGAAGTTAAAGGAGAAAGGGAAAAGGTGGAGCTTAGCTACCACGAGGCGGTTTTTCTCGCTGGGTTGTATAGGTTTGGCTTTGAAGGAATAGACCTTGAGAACCTTAGACTTTCTCCTCAGGCTATGGAGCTTGTTGAAGCCATTCAAAAGGGTGAATACCACCTCCTACCAGGCTACATAAAGAACTTCAAAGCCTATGACCTTGAGAGGGCTTTTAAGGAAAGTCTTAGAGTGCTTAGCACGGTGGAAGAGAGTTTAACCTTGAGTTTTGAAGAGCTTAGAAAAATAAGCAAAGAAAAACCACGAAAGCTAAGAGTCAGAAGGTGA
- a CDS encoding uroporphyrinogen-III synthase translates to MLKRIALTRSEEDIQKDRPIFEKAGFQVLELPLIEEELLDFEPPKGSFDFVVFQSPRAVKAFLSKCRLKEEKIVVIGEKTKRAVEEQGYRVWAMPENYYGEELLKIFRGFKGKVLVPRSAIGREEVMEGLKALGFEVHALDVYTIKPKLYQREELINKLSTADAVVFASPSAVKGLLANLQKEEVISLLEPIKVVCIGKTTKDFFEKEVGLRCLVPEKPSIEKVVELLRGLA, encoded by the coding sequence ATGCTAAAAAGGATAGCCCTCACAAGAAGTGAGGAAGATATACAAAAGGATAGACCTATCTTTGAAAAGGCTGGCTTTCAAGTCTTGGAACTGCCTCTTATTGAAGAAGAACTTCTTGACTTTGAGCCTCCAAAGGGAAGCTTTGACTTTGTAGTCTTTCAGAGTCCGAGGGCGGTAAAGGCATTTCTTTCTAAGTGTAGGCTTAAGGAAGAGAAGATAGTGGTAATAGGTGAAAAGACTAAAAGGGCAGTAGAGGAGCAGGGCTACAGGGTCTGGGCTATGCCAGAGAACTACTATGGAGAAGAGCTTTTGAAAATATTTAGGGGTTTCAAGGGAAAGGTGCTTGTGCCACGGTCTGCCATAGGAAGAGAGGAAGTAATGGAAGGTTTAAAGGCTCTCGGTTTTGAGGTGCATGCTTTGGATGTATACACCATAAAGCCAAAGCTATACCAAAGGGAAGAGCTAATTAATAAGCTCTCCACTGCGGACGCTGTGGTCTTCGCAAGCCCTTCTGCGGTCAAGGGTCTTCTTGCAAACTTGCAAAAGGAAGAAGTCATAAGTCTTTTAGAACCTATAAAAGTGGTGTGCATTGGCAAAACTACAAAGGATTTCTTTGAGAAGGAGGTGGGGTTAAGGTGTCTTGTCCCTGAAAAGCCTTCTATTGAAAAGGTGGTGGAACTCCTAAGAGGTTTGGCATAA